From Canis lupus baileyi chromosome 16, mCanLup2.hap1, whole genome shotgun sequence, a single genomic window includes:
- the RPL38 gene encoding large ribosomal subunit protein eL38 isoform X1, whose protein sequence is MILDPRQTPYPVSFEGGVNRPETEVSLSSVLHSCRLPCRPRADPRDPVAMPRKIEEIKDFLLTARRKDAKSVKIKKNKDNVKFKVRCSRYLYTLVITDKEKAEKLKQSLPPGLAVKELK, encoded by the exons ATGATTCTAGACCCTCGGCAGACACCGTACCCGGTTTCCTTCGAGGGCGGGGTTAACCGCCCGGAAACGGAAGTCTCGCTCTCTTCCGTTCTCCATTCCTGCCGCCTGCC GTGCCGGCCGCGCGCTGACCCCCGCGACCCCGTTGCCATG CCTCGCAAAATCGAGGAAATCAAGGACTTCCTGCTGACGGCCCGGCGGAAGGACGCCAAAT CCGTCAAGATCAAGAAGAATAAGGATAATGTGAAGTTTAAAGTTCGATGCAGCCGATATCTTTATACTTTGGTCATCACAgacaaagagaaggcagagaaactcaagcagtCTCTGCCCCCAG GTTTGGCAGTGAAGGAGCTAAAATGA
- the RPL38 gene encoding large ribosomal subunit protein eL38 isoform X2, giving the protein MPRKIEEIKDFLLTARRKDAKSVKIKKNKDNVKFKVRCSRYLYTLVITDKEKAEKLKQSLPPGLAVKELK; this is encoded by the exons ATG CCTCGCAAAATCGAGGAAATCAAGGACTTCCTGCTGACGGCCCGGCGGAAGGACGCCAAAT CCGTCAAGATCAAGAAGAATAAGGATAATGTGAAGTTTAAAGTTCGATGCAGCCGATATCTTTATACTTTGGTCATCACAgacaaagagaaggcagagaaactcaagcagtCTCTGCCCCCAG GTTTGGCAGTGAAGGAGCTAAAATGA